One Lusitaniella coriacea LEGE 07157 DNA segment encodes these proteins:
- a CDS encoding Ig-like domain-containing protein yields MSKRTQKFLHPIDRAASTLILCLGVAIGSIAWAGNTCTGDCPLHAGPRVREFSWEELTLRADDTAFLLTFSRPMDRQSVEKNLTITPPLPGKVSWAGRTLAYTVDAPVPYGVNYKVQLKGAREQFANEEKAGIVMQPFEGTFKSRDRAFAYIGIEGEEQGRLILFNLTADKKTVLTPPNLVVTDFKVYPDREDILFFAVDRRSGEFDLLEQRLYTVATGLGNTQVADPEGVELAIDNRDYQNLQFDLSQDGKTIVVQRINRQDPSDFGLWIQGEKGEIQPLGESPSGDFAIAPDSQTLVSSTGEGMAVLPLDPQSEPIDFLPQFGKVLSFNQDGSAAAMVNFNRDDPKLRYVQSLYLVNNQGIQEKLLDVRGSIINCQFNPIGEKLYCLLAELIGEEQFIEQPYLTVVDLKTAEAQRVMTLPDYRDVQMSLAPDGLGLLFDRVIVDPNFDRNSPLRTNSGDAIASSRLWFLLTPISLDDPDNQPQLEELPLNGLRPRWLP; encoded by the coding sequence ATGTCAAAACGAACGCAAAAATTCCTCCATCCTATCGATCGCGCGGCGAGTACGCTGATTTTATGCTTGGGCGTTGCGATTGGCTCGATCGCGTGGGCGGGCAATACCTGTACGGGCGATTGTCCCCTGCACGCCGGTCCCCGCGTGCGAGAGTTTAGCTGGGAAGAGCTTACCCTGAGAGCAGACGATACGGCATTTCTCCTCACCTTCAGCCGCCCGATGGATCGCCAAAGCGTTGAGAAAAATTTAACCATTACGCCCCCCTTACCGGGAAAAGTGAGCTGGGCTGGGCGGACGCTCGCCTATACAGTGGATGCACCCGTTCCCTACGGCGTGAACTATAAAGTGCAACTCAAAGGTGCGAGGGAACAGTTTGCCAACGAAGAAAAAGCGGGAATCGTCATGCAGCCCTTTGAAGGGACGTTTAAAAGCCGCGATCGCGCCTTTGCCTACATTGGCATTGAAGGAGAAGAACAAGGTCGTTTAATCCTTTTCAACCTCACCGCCGACAAAAAAACAGTTCTCACCCCGCCCAATCTGGTGGTGACAGATTTTAAAGTTTATCCCGATCGCGAAGATATTCTGTTCTTTGCTGTCGATCGTCGCAGTGGAGAATTTGACCTCCTCGAACAGCGTCTTTATACCGTGGCGACGGGTTTAGGAAACACTCAAGTCGCCGATCCCGAAGGAGTCGAACTCGCGATCGACAATCGAGACTATCAAAATTTGCAATTCGATCTCTCTCAAGATGGGAAAACCATCGTCGTTCAACGGATCAATCGACAAGACCCGTCAGATTTTGGACTTTGGATTCAAGGAGAGAAAGGTGAGATTCAGCCTTTAGGAGAGTCCCCTAGCGGCGATTTCGCGATCGCGCCGGACAGTCAAACCCTCGTCAGTTCCACCGGAGAAGGAATGGCAGTTCTCCCCCTAGACCCGCAATCTGAACCCATCGACTTTCTCCCCCAATTCGGCAAGGTTCTCAGCTTCAATCAAGACGGGTCAGCCGCAGCAATGGTCAACTTCAATCGCGACGACCCCAAACTGCGCTACGTTCAATCCCTCTATCTCGTCAACAATCAGGGGATTCAAGAAAAACTCCTAGACGTTCGCGGTTCGATAATCAATTGTCAATTTAATCCCATTGGAGAAAAGCTCTACTGTTTGCTCGCAGAACTCATTGGAGAAGAACAATTCATCGAACAGCCCTATCTCACCGTGGTCGATCTGAAAACGGCTGAAGCCCAGCGCGTCATGACTCTTCCCGACTATCGCGACGTACAGATGAGTTTAGCCCCCGATGGGTTGGGATTGTTGTTCGATCGCGTGATTGTCGATCCCAACTTCGATCGCAATTCTCCCCTGAGAACCAATTCTGGCGACGCGATCGCCTCCAGTCGCCTCTGGTTTCTCCTCACCCCCATTTCCCTCGACGATCCCGACAATCAACCGCAACTCGAAGAATTACCCCTCAATGGTTTACGTCCGAGATGGCTTCCTTGA
- the smpB gene encoding SsrA-binding protein SmpB, with translation MGEKSEGIKIISDNRQARYLYEILETYEAGIALAGTEVKSIREGRVNLRDGYGLIRNGEAWLLNAHIAPYKDSAQYFNHDPRRTRKLLLKRKEINKLIGQLEQKGLALVPLKMYFKRGWVKVSLGVGRGKKLHDKRETLKKRQDQRDMERALKQY, from the coding sequence ATGGGTGAAAAAAGCGAAGGCATCAAAATTATTAGCGACAACCGTCAAGCGCGGTATCTCTACGAAATCCTCGAAACCTACGAAGCAGGAATCGCATTAGCGGGTACAGAAGTTAAATCGATTCGAGAAGGAAGAGTCAATCTCAGGGATGGTTACGGGTTAATTCGCAATGGAGAAGCTTGGTTGTTGAATGCCCACATTGCCCCCTATAAAGACAGCGCGCAGTACTTTAACCACGATCCTCGCCGAACTCGTAAATTGCTGCTCAAACGCAAAGAAATCAACAAATTAATCGGGCAATTGGAGCAAAAAGGACTCGCTTTGGTTCCGTTGAAAATGTACTTCAAGCGCGGTTGGGTTAAAGTGAGTCTTGGGGTGGGTAGAGGGAAAAAACTGCACGATAAACGCGAAACCCTCAAGAAACGTCAAGATCAACGAGATATGGAACGCGCCTTGAAGCAATATTAG
- a CDS encoding protein kinase domain-containing protein, whose protein sequence is MGHSIQSGEIIGGRYFVVYALGLGEWGHIYLAEDIKCDRARRVLKEFSPKPSHTARLEKTAQLCDREVQILAQLKHPQIPQFRESLRVKHRERECLFFVQDYVKGLNYRELLQIRQQQGRCFSEGEMIRFLGKILPVLGYIHDRGLVHGNLAPENLILRNGDSLPVPIDFGGIKQAIATAVNFPPPEKPGYAPYEQVQQKIILPQSDLYALAVTVLVLLTGREPQNLLERQTLDWDWQQVKIRPEFAQILQKMLATEARDRFFSATEVLNALNPLMQPTVPEIETPELDLPPYPPPRSWGQKLLFFFRTLILVVFFSAVAGAMGWFAGKVWIDRQVARYNREKEAHILAQQPLEAPETLSFPPKGDRAVRQAQNQALRDRCAQLGVDYSFFTDLVEEEEAAQEQNFLDTKEDRAALEERLLEKLSHLSEEARLGLGDYEMEQREEWIEEVNQLHLSRKAFFDLADGKFFDHFPEKQGEDFQDRAIAQVWQGILFDTFNALQSGSAIEEIILVPGAFSSTVRGTLEPGTGKAFILRLEAGQQFELSLDTDHLTQLSLYGPRGEVAFLEDSRNGTWFGQLPEDGYYEVALVSQDSEPLDYQLNFAIVDP, encoded by the coding sequence ATGGGACATTCGATTCAATCGGGCGAAATTATAGGCGGTCGCTATTTTGTTGTGTATGCTCTCGGACTAGGAGAGTGGGGGCATATTTATTTAGCAGAGGATATCAAATGCGATCGCGCGCGCCGCGTTCTCAAGGAATTCTCGCCCAAACCCTCACATACAGCCCGCTTAGAAAAAACAGCCCAACTCTGCGATCGCGAGGTACAAATTCTCGCACAATTGAAACACCCTCAAATCCCTCAATTTCGAGAATCGCTACGGGTCAAACACCGGGAAAGAGAGTGTTTATTTTTCGTTCAAGATTACGTCAAAGGATTGAATTATCGAGAATTGTTGCAAATTCGCCAGCAGCAGGGACGGTGTTTTAGCGAAGGAGAAATGATTCGATTTCTGGGGAAAATCTTGCCCGTTCTGGGATACATTCACGATCGCGGACTGGTTCATGGCAATCTTGCTCCTGAGAACTTGATACTGCGCAATGGCGATAGTTTGCCCGTTCCGATCGATTTTGGGGGGATTAAGCAGGCAATCGCAACGGCGGTGAATTTCCCTCCTCCGGAGAAACCCGGTTATGCGCCCTACGAGCAGGTTCAACAAAAAATCATCTTACCCCAGAGCGACCTCTATGCCCTTGCGGTAACGGTGTTAGTCCTGCTAACGGGACGGGAACCCCAGAATTTATTAGAGCGTCAAACCCTCGATTGGGATTGGCAACAGGTGAAAATTCGCCCGGAATTCGCCCAAATCCTCCAGAAAATGTTAGCAACCGAAGCGCGCGATCGTTTTTTCAGCGCCACCGAAGTCCTCAACGCACTCAATCCTTTGATGCAACCCACTGTCCCAGAGATTGAAACTCCCGAACTCGATTTGCCGCCCTATCCGCCACCTCGATCTTGGGGGCAAAAGTTGCTGTTTTTTTTTAGAACCCTCATCCTGGTTGTATTTTTTAGTGCCGTAGCGGGAGCAATGGGATGGTTTGCGGGGAAGGTTTGGATCGATCGTCAAGTGGCGCGATATAACCGGGAGAAAGAAGCGCACATCTTAGCGCAGCAGCCCCTAGAAGCCCCTGAAACCTTAAGTTTCCCCCCGAAAGGCGATCGCGCGGTTCGACAAGCACAAAACCAAGCCTTGCGCGATCGTTGCGCCCAACTGGGTGTTGATTATTCCTTTTTCACCGATTTAGTCGAAGAAGAAGAAGCCGCTCAAGAGCAGAATTTTCTCGATACGAAAGAGGATCGAGCCGCCCTTGAAGAACGATTATTAGAGAAACTCTCTCATCTCAGTGAGGAGGCGCGGTTGGGGTTGGGAGATTATGAGATGGAACAGCGCGAGGAGTGGATTGAGGAAGTCAATCAATTACACTTAAGCCGTAAAGCCTTTTTTGATTTAGCAGATGGGAAATTTTTTGACCATTTTCCCGAAAAACAGGGGGAAGATTTTCAGGATCGCGCGATCGCGCAAGTTTGGCAAGGCATTCTCTTCGATACATTCAATGCCCTCCAATCCGGTAGTGCGATTGAAGAAATCATTCTGGTTCCCGGCGCTTTCAGCAGCACCGTGCGGGGAACCCTCGAACCCGGTACGGGCAAGGCATTTATCCTGCGTTTGGAAGCGGGTCAACAATTCGAGCTTTCCCTAGACACCGACCACCTCACTCAACTCTCTCTCTACGGTCCCAGGGGAGAAGTTGCATTTTTAGAAGATTCGCGTAATGGCACATGGTTCGGACAACTCCCAGAAGACGGTTATTATGAGGTCGCCCTCGTCTCCCAAGATTCAGAACCCCTCGACTATCAACTCAATTTCGCGATCGTCGATCCCTAA
- a CDS encoding serine/threonine-protein kinase, giving the protein MSYCLNPSCSHPKNPDNAKVCRACGSKILMRDRYLGQKLLGQGGFGTTFLAIDTSLPGQPCCVIKQLRPSSSDPNVFQMARELFEREAQTLGKIGNHPQVPRLLDYFEYNKEFYLVQEFVSGHNLHQEIKRNGPISEVGVKQFLSEILPMLQYIHAQQVIHRDIKPANLIRREQDRKLVLIDFGAVKNQVNPQMAANSSDQTALTAFAIGTPGFAPPEQMALRPVYASDIYAVGVTCIYLLTGKSPKDLDYNPKTGELVWEKYVEISDHFAQVLKKMLEVSVRHRYQVAEEVLRAMEMEPYLDSLAQGLITKPSDRSNDNLSPSGRDLDSGGRGPSSATQKLAMAIRAKRARREQGGTTGIGVYSSGRNNRMDGSRTAGQRVPKRKRMKLDVESVVNDYLKGRRDFAQENLNLLKLQDTDLSGSIFHQAKLIKTNLQNANLTNTNFGRANLTQAVLRDANLGRAYLSYANLEGADLRGANLSYASLTYASLKGANLCGANLSGAKITEEQLVQAKTNWATVLPSGKRGFW; this is encoded by the coding sequence ATGAGCTACTGCCTAAATCCTTCCTGTTCTCACCCCAAAAATCCAGATAACGCCAAGGTCTGTAGAGCCTGCGGTTCAAAGATCCTGATGCGCGATCGCTACTTAGGTCAAAAACTCTTGGGTCAAGGCGGATTTGGGACGACTTTTCTCGCGATCGATACATCTCTTCCCGGTCAACCTTGCTGCGTGATCAAGCAACTCCGACCCTCTAGCAGCGATCCCAACGTGTTTCAAATGGCACGGGAGTTATTTGAGCGAGAGGCGCAAACCCTGGGAAAAATTGGCAATCATCCTCAAGTTCCTCGGTTATTGGATTATTTTGAATACAACAAAGAATTTTACCTCGTTCAGGAATTTGTTAGCGGTCACAATTTGCATCAAGAAATCAAGCGTAATGGCCCGATTAGCGAAGTCGGCGTGAAGCAGTTTCTCAGCGAAATTTTGCCGATGCTGCAATATATTCACGCTCAACAGGTGATTCATCGGGATATTAAGCCGGCGAATTTGATTCGGCGAGAGCAAGATCGCAAGTTGGTGTTAATCGATTTTGGGGCAGTGAAAAACCAAGTCAATCCCCAAATGGCAGCGAATAGTTCGGATCAAACAGCGCTGACGGCATTTGCGATTGGAACGCCGGGATTTGCCCCCCCAGAACAAATGGCGCTGCGTCCGGTTTATGCCAGCGATATTTATGCAGTGGGAGTGACTTGTATTTATTTGCTGACGGGAAAGTCGCCCAAGGATTTGGATTACAACCCAAAAACGGGTGAGTTGGTTTGGGAGAAGTATGTTGAGATTAGCGATCACTTTGCCCAGGTTTTGAAGAAAATGTTAGAGGTGTCCGTGCGCCATCGCTATCAAGTGGCGGAAGAGGTGCTGCGGGCGATGGAGATGGAGCCTTACTTGGATAGTTTGGCACAGGGGTTGATTACGAAGCCATCCGATCGCAGCAATGATAATCTGTCTCCATCGGGTCGAGATTTGGATTCTGGCGGTCGGGGACCGAGTTCGGCAACGCAAAAGTTGGCAATGGCAATTCGCGCGAAACGCGCTCGCCGCGAGCAAGGCGGAACGACGGGAATTGGGGTCTATTCCTCTGGACGCAACAATCGAATGGATGGGTCGAGAACGGCGGGTCAGCGCGTTCCCAAACGCAAGCGAATGAAGCTCGATGTCGAATCGGTGGTGAACGATTATCTCAAGGGCAGGCGGGATTTTGCCCAGGAAAATTTGAATCTGTTGAAGTTACAGGATACGGATTTATCGGGGAGCATTTTTCATCAGGCGAAGTTGATTAAAACGAATCTTCAGAATGCCAATTTAACGAATACGAATTTTGGACGCGCGAATTTAACCCAGGCGGTGTTGCGAGATGCGAATTTGGGACGCGCCTATTTGAGTTATGCGAATTTGGAAGGGGCGGATTTGCGTGGGGCGAATTTGAGCTACGCATCGCTAACCTACGCGAGTTTGAAGGGTGCGAATCTGTGCGGGGCGAATTTGAGCGGTGCAAAGATTACTGAAGAGCAACTGGTTCAGGCAAAAACCAATTGGGCGACGGTGTTGCCGAGTGGAAAGCGCGGATTTTGGTAA
- the pheT gene encoding phenylalanine--tRNA ligase subunit beta, with translation MLISLNWLRELVEVTLPPEQLATVLTIAGFEVENIEDRRSQADGVVVGRVLECERHPNADKLSVCQVDLGGENPSTIVCGASNVKGGIFVAVAPPKTYLPAIDLKIKSAKLRGVKSEGMICSLAELGLEKNSEGIHIFDNAELTPGQDVRPLLGLDDVILDLTSTANRADALSMVGVAREVSALTGAPVRMPEAPQTNIPVKKELKVQGVNEGACPTYIGTMVEGLQIAPSPDWLKFRLQGAGVRPINNVVDVTNYILLEWGQPLHAFDREKLQKLAGGKSLSIGVRFAQPEESLQTLDGQTRKLTEQNVLIVANDKPVALAGVMGGEETEVDGETQNIVLEAALFDPVAIRRSSRAQGLRTEASARYERGVNQAELDWACRRAIALLSELANGTPTAQGIADARPPQKDWTRSIPLRLTRIRQILGQVQRGEGVGELEAAEVEKILVALGCQLNSTKPSPNLEWTVEVPPYRARDLEREIDLIEEVARLYGYDRFCDTLPSKSEPGSLPLNRQLINRIRAAFRGVGLTEVVLYSLVKPEMAQIEIANPLLSEYSALRPELLPGLIDAFAYNWTQGNGALNAFEIGRIFHKKDKFTEMDAIAGIFGGDRASQGRWVTGGKGEPLAWYEAKGLLEAVFESLGITVEYRPDKGDARLHPGRTAALWLEGKRLGTFGQLHPQLRRDRDFPNAVYAFNLSADLLLDVLAQQAKIIFSPYSTYPALERDLAFFAPVEVTVGEFTRAIQKVGQPLLATIELFDRYQGQNVPEGQRSLAFSLSYRTRDRTLTDEEVEPVHQKIRSALIEQFQVTLRS, from the coding sequence ATGCTAATTTCTTTGAACTGGCTGCGAGAACTGGTAGAGGTCACGCTTCCTCCCGAACAGTTAGCCACGGTTTTAACAATTGCAGGGTTTGAAGTTGAAAATATTGAGGATCGTCGTTCCCAAGCTGATGGCGTTGTTGTCGGTCGAGTTTTGGAGTGCGAGCGTCATCCCAATGCCGATAAACTAAGCGTTTGTCAGGTCGATCTCGGTGGAGAAAACCCTTCAACCATCGTCTGTGGGGCGAGTAATGTAAAGGGGGGCATTTTCGTTGCAGTTGCCCCTCCCAAAACCTACCTCCCGGCAATCGATCTGAAAATTAAATCTGCTAAATTGCGCGGCGTGAAATCTGAGGGCATGATCTGCTCTTTGGCAGAATTGGGACTCGAAAAAAATTCTGAAGGGATTCACATTTTTGATAACGCCGAATTAACGCCGGGACAGGATGTTCGACCGCTTTTGGGTTTGGATGATGTCATTTTAGACCTCACCTCAACGGCGAATCGCGCCGATGCCTTGAGTATGGTAGGGGTTGCGCGAGAGGTTTCTGCCCTGACGGGAGCGCCTGTGCGAATGCCAGAAGCCCCTCAAACCAACATTCCGGTGAAAAAGGAGTTGAAAGTTCAAGGAGTCAATGAGGGGGCTTGTCCGACCTATATTGGCACGATGGTGGAAGGATTGCAGATCGCGCCATCTCCGGATTGGTTGAAGTTTCGCCTGCAAGGGGCGGGGGTGCGTCCGATTAATAATGTAGTGGATGTTACAAATTATATTTTGTTGGAGTGGGGTCAGCCCCTCCACGCTTTCGATCGCGAAAAACTGCAAAAACTGGCGGGAGGAAAATCCCTGAGTATTGGGGTGCGCTTTGCCCAACCGGAGGAATCGCTTCAAACCCTCGACGGACAAACTCGCAAGCTAACGGAGCAGAATGTACTGATCGTTGCTAATGACAAACCCGTTGCCCTCGCGGGGGTAATGGGGGGTGAAGAAACCGAAGTCGATGGGGAAACTCAAAATATTGTTTTGGAAGCGGCACTCTTCGATCCCGTGGCGATTCGCCGTTCCTCCCGCGCTCAAGGGTTGCGAACGGAAGCATCTGCGCGTTACGAACGGGGTGTAAATCAAGCAGAATTGGATTGGGCGTGCCGTCGCGCGATCGCGCTGCTCTCGGAACTGGCAAACGGAACTCCTACTGCTCAAGGGATTGCCGACGCGCGACCCCCACAAAAAGATTGGACGCGATCGATTCCCTTGCGTTTGACGCGCATTCGCCAAATATTAGGTCAGGTACAACGCGGGGAAGGCGTTGGAGAACTTGAAGCAGCAGAAGTGGAAAAAATTCTGGTGGCGTTGGGGTGTCAATTGAATTCCACCAAACCCTCACCCAATCTGGAATGGACGGTAGAGGTTCCCCCTTACCGCGCTCGCGATCTCGAACGGGAAATCGATTTGATTGAAGAAGTCGCCCGCCTCTACGGTTACGATCGTTTCTGCGATACCTTACCGAGCAAAAGCGAACCGGGATCGCTTCCCCTCAATCGCCAACTCATCAATCGTATTCGCGCGGCATTCCGAGGCGTGGGATTAACGGAAGTGGTGCTTTATTCCTTGGTGAAGCCAGAAATGGCACAAATCGAGATTGCCAATCCCCTCCTCAGCGAATATTCTGCACTGCGTCCAGAACTGCTTCCCGGTTTAATCGATGCCTTTGCTTACAATTGGACTCAAGGGAATGGGGCGCTCAATGCCTTTGAAATCGGGCGTATTTTCCATAAAAAGGATAAATTCACGGAAATGGACGCGATCGCGGGAATCTTCGGTGGAGATCGCGCATCCCAGGGACGCTGGGTGACAGGCGGGAAAGGAGAACCCCTCGCGTGGTACGAAGCGAAGGGACTGTTAGAAGCAGTTTTCGAGAGTTTGGGCATTACCGTTGAGTATCGTCCCGACAAGGGAGACGCGCGCTTACACCCCGGACGTACCGCCGCTTTATGGCTTGAGGGGAAACGCTTGGGAACCTTCGGACAATTGCATCCCCAATTGCGGCGCGATCGCGATTTTCCCAATGCCGTTTATGCTTTTAATTTATCCGCCGATCTCCTGCTCGATGTCCTGGCTCAACAAGCCAAAATTATTTTCTCTCCCTATTCCACCTATCCCGCTTTGGAACGGGATTTAGCATTCTTTGCGCCAGTCGAAGTGACTGTCGGGGAATTCACCCGCGCCATCCAAAAAGTGGGTCAACCCCTCCTTGCAACCATCGAACTTTTCGATCGCTATCAAGGTCAGAACGTTCCAGAAGGACAGCGCAGTTTGGCTTTCAGCCTTTCCTATCGAACGCGCGATCGCACCCTCACCGACGAGGAAGTCGAACCCGTCCACCAAAAAATTCGCTCGGCATTAATCGAACAATTCCAAGTCACGCTTCGCAGTTAA
- a CDS encoding acyltransferase: protein MDTLFIHEKAEVQTSFIGNGTQVWQYSIILKGAKIGSNCNINAHCFIENDVVVGNNVTIKCGVQLWDGIVIGDDVFIGPNATFTNNPYPRSKVYPEEVTKTIIKNRASIGANATILCGIEIGQNAMIGAGSVVTKNVPDNELWYGNPARSYGFVVTER, encoded by the coding sequence ATGGATACTTTATTTATTCATGAAAAAGCTGAAGTTCAGACCTCCTTTATTGGAAATGGGACGCAAGTTTGGCAATATTCAATTATCTTGAAAGGGGCAAAGATCGGCTCAAATTGTAATATTAATGCACACTGTTTTATCGAGAATGATGTTGTTGTGGGAAACAACGTTACTATCAAGTGCGGCGTGCAATTGTGGGATGGAATTGTTATCGGCGATGATGTATTTATCGGGCCCAATGCCACTTTTACCAATAATCCCTATCCGCGATCGAAAGTTTACCCCGAAGAAGTCACCAAAACGATTATCAAAAATCGAGCATCCATTGGAGCGAATGCAACCATTCTCTGCGGTATCGAGATTGGTCAAAATGCGATGATTGGTGCGGGGAGTGTCGTCACCAAAAATGTACCGGATAATGAATTGTGGTATGGCAATCCAGCTCGAAGTTATGGTTTTGTTGTGACTGAGCGTTAA
- a CDS encoding AAA-like domain-containing protein has translation MSRSLKVRPEYISQVKLAVKRNGYARQKDLAEELFISLSTLNNYLNGRPVDHLNFTEISDKLGQDWKEISTFEDNPTSTIGKENPEEPIPGCPEENASSMYVERPPIEQTCLEALLRPHALVRVKAPRLMGKTSLMVRMLAQLAQKGYKRACLNLHLATETDLTAVNRFFKWFCISVGQSLGMPNRLADYWDEDFSTSKVDTTEYFEKYLLPNAGAPVVLCLDEVDRVFPYREVASEFLGLLRAWHERGKVEKIWQGLRLVVVHSTEVYIPLNINESPFNVGLPIELPEFTPEQVQELARQHGKEWNPPCIEQLMEMVGGHPYLVEQAFINSNDSLESLLQDAPTDAGIYANHLRHLWRILRQHSDLTAALLKVVEAENPVRLELMQTYKLHSMGLIKKQGNEVMPSCRLYQQYFRERLGEL, from the coding sequence ATGTCTCGCTCCCTGAAAGTTCGTCCAGAGTATATTTCCCAAGTCAAATTAGCCGTCAAGCGCAACGGCTATGCTCGCCAGAAAGACTTAGCAGAAGAATTATTCATCTCTCTCTCAACTCTTAATAATTACCTCAACGGACGACCCGTCGATCACCTCAATTTCACGGAAATTAGCGATAAGTTGGGGCAAGATTGGAAAGAAATTTCCACTTTTGAAGACAATCCAACCTCAACAATTGGCAAGGAAAACCCGGAAGAACCGATACCGGGCTGTCCAGAAGAAAATGCTTCTTCAATGTACGTCGAACGCCCGCCCATCGAACAAACCTGCTTGGAAGCCCTCCTGCGTCCCCATGCATTGGTCAGAGTTAAAGCCCCTCGCCTCATGGGGAAAACCTCACTCATGGTTAGAATGCTCGCTCAACTGGCTCAAAAAGGCTACAAGCGTGCCTGTTTAAATCTTCACCTCGCTACTGAAACTGACTTAACGGCAGTGAATCGATTTTTCAAATGGTTTTGCATCAGCGTCGGTCAAAGCTTGGGAATGCCCAATCGTTTAGCTGACTATTGGGATGAAGACTTTTCCACCTCCAAAGTCGATACAACCGAATACTTTGAAAAATATCTTTTGCCCAACGCTGGCGCACCCGTCGTACTCTGCCTCGATGAAGTAGACCGCGTGTTTCCCTACCGCGAAGTCGCTTCAGAATTTCTGGGGCTTCTGCGAGCTTGGCACGAACGGGGGAAAGTGGAAAAGATTTGGCAAGGACTGCGATTAGTCGTCGTTCATTCCACAGAAGTGTATATTCCCCTCAACATCAACGAATCTCCCTTTAACGTAGGATTGCCCATCGAATTGCCAGAATTCACCCCCGAACAAGTCCAAGAATTAGCCCGACAGCACGGGAAAGAGTGGAATCCACCCTGCATCGAGCAACTAATGGAAATGGTGGGGGGTCATCCCTATCTCGTGGAGCAAGCCTTCATCAACAGCAACGATTCCCTAGAATCCCTACTACAAGACGCTCCCACCGATGCGGGTATCTATGCCAATCACCTGCGACACCTATGGCGAATTCTGCGACAACACTCCGACTTAACGGCAGCACTATTGAAAGTCGTTGAAGCAGAAAATCCCGTGCGTCTGGAATTGATGCAAACCTACAAGCTGCACAGTATGGGACTGATTAAAAAGCAGGGCAATGAAGTCATGCCGAGTTGTCGCTTGTACCAGCAGTATTTTAGAGAGCGCCTGGGAGAACTCTAA